One Rhodothermales bacterium DNA window includes the following coding sequences:
- a CDS encoding T9SS type A sorting domain-containing protein, which yields MISRLLLLAAVLAPVFSTPTGPSANEEMASTADIVTYRVTFASTWSAGTHPQDFPSNPHFSGLIGATHNVAVSFWNAGQLASAGIESMAETGGKSALIAEVNGAIGAGHAEFLLSGNGIGRSPGQVELEFQVTDSYPLVTLVSMVAPSPDWFVGVSGVDLYEGGAWVQRLEVPLLVYDAGTDSGSSYTSANDNTEPADAISELTEAPFDGVQQVGTFVFELQSGVGVEADDALPDTFGSIDIYPNPSIDRVVVQVVPVAPGEVVVEVFDVLGRMVHRVSGTDGVAGIEARLSVDVQDWADGLYVVRIGNADRTEVRAFVVSRGR from the coding sequence ATGATTTCCAGATTGCTCTTGTTGGCCGCCGTCCTTGCTCCCGTCTTCAGTACGCCGACAGGCCCATCGGCTAACGAGGAAATGGCGTCAACTGCCGATATTGTTACTTACCGGGTAACCTTCGCGAGCACGTGGAGCGCTGGTACGCATCCGCAGGACTTCCCATCAAACCCACATTTCTCCGGATTGATTGGCGCCACGCACAACGTGGCCGTTTCATTCTGGAATGCGGGTCAGCTTGCCTCGGCGGGCATCGAAAGCATGGCGGAGACGGGTGGAAAGAGTGCACTAATCGCAGAGGTTAACGGAGCGATAGGCGCCGGGCACGCGGAGTTCCTGCTGTCGGGCAATGGCATTGGCCGCTCACCAGGCCAGGTGGAGCTTGAGTTTCAGGTAACCGACTCGTATCCGCTCGTCACGTTGGTATCGATGGTGGCGCCGAGTCCGGACTGGTTTGTGGGCGTGTCTGGCGTGGATCTGTACGAAGGAGGCGCGTGGGTTCAGCGGCTCGAGGTCCCGCTGCTTGTGTACGACGCAGGGACGGACAGCGGCTCATCCTACACATCGGCGAATGATAACACGGAGCCGGCGGACGCGATTTCGGAATTGACGGAGGCGCCGTTTGACGGGGTGCAGCAGGTCGGCACGTTCGTGTTCGAACTGCAGAGCGGGGTGGGAGTCGAGGCGGATGATGCGCTACCAGACACGTTTGGGTCAATCGACATTTATCCAAATCCTTCCATCGACCGCGTCGTCGTGCAGGTCGTTCCAGTGGCGCCAGGCGAGGTTGTGGTTGAGGTGTTTGATGTGCTGGGTCGGATGGTTCATCGGGTATCGGGGACCGACGGTGTGGCTGGTATCGAAGCCCGGCTAAGCGTCGACGTGCAGGATTGGGCCGACGGGTTGTATGTCGTCCGCATTGGGAACGCGGATAGGACGGAGGTCCGCGCTTTTGTTGTTTCGCGCGGGCGTTGA
- a CDS encoding SRPBCC domain-containing protein: MADIYHDFPIRAPADRVFDAISSPEGLNVWWTRSAAGQPVEDSTYELFFGPGYDWRAQVRSCTPGSEITWEFTSAEPEWVGSVLRFELRESGGVTQVRFSHTGWPNAGKHFRTSSYCWAMYLRLLRRYVEHGEIIPYDERLDV, encoded by the coding sequence ATGGCCGACATCTACCACGACTTCCCCATACGGGCACCGGCCGATCGCGTTTTCGACGCCATCTCCTCGCCGGAAGGCCTGAATGTCTGGTGGACGAGAAGCGCGGCCGGCCAACCCGTCGAGGATTCGACCTACGAGTTGTTCTTCGGCCCCGGCTATGACTGGCGCGCACAGGTGCGCTCGTGCACGCCGGGCTCGGAGATAACGTGGGAATTCACAAGTGCCGAACCCGAATGGGTCGGCAGTGTCCTTCGCTTCGAACTCCGTGAATCCGGCGGAGTGACACAGGTTCGTTTTAGCCATACAGGGTGGCCGAACGCAGGCAAGCACTTCCGCACGTCCTCCTACTGCTGGGCCATGTACCTCCGCCTTCTCAGGCGATATGTCGAGCACGGAGAGATCATTCCTTACGACGAGCGACTCGACGTCTGA
- a CDS encoding serine hydrolase has product MAFQLQHHRSRVAALATFARGLLFVAALSAAFLPASGQQSMVEQLDEYIAEAQQTWPVPGLAVAIVKDGQVVLSKGYGLRELGGSDPVDEHTLFAIASNTKAFTAAALAILVDDGLISWDDHVSDHLPYLQLNDPLATIDLRVRDLLTHRAGYRDYSGDLVWYGTPYSAEEVLKRIRHLPAAYPFRAVYGYSNVMYIAAGEVVSNVSGRSFNQFVRDEILSPLAMTRTTLEDEDFERLGNVATPHRERDGATIPLSWFEWEAADAAGGIVSSVHDMSRWIRLQLHRGNWNDVELFSADRSAEMWSPQTVIPVGAQTKEQYPSIHFRAYGLGWVLQDYLGQKVVMHGGGYDGMFSRVAMVPEQNLGLVVLTNAMTGVTNAITYRILDAFLGGPQRDWTAELLPGYLEDRANFSSRQRAVLKPAPGVTTEMSRQLTDYAGRFSDRMYGDATVAYEDGSLVLRLLPFPDLVADLNHLHSDTFRITWRKDFAWFDGGVVQFLTEPPGNISGIRIDIPNDDFWFDELDLRRVSGSPNSE; this is encoded by the coding sequence ATGGCATTTCAACTCCAACATCATCGTAGCCGCGTCGCCGCCCTGGCGACATTCGCCCGCGGCCTTCTGTTTGTCGCCGCGTTGTCGGCCGCGTTCCTGCCGGCGTCCGGACAGCAGTCCATGGTCGAACAATTGGACGAGTACATCGCGGAGGCCCAGCAGACGTGGCCGGTACCGGGACTCGCCGTTGCCATAGTGAAGGACGGTCAGGTAGTCCTCTCAAAGGGCTATGGACTTCGAGAACTCGGCGGAAGCGACCCCGTCGACGAACACACGCTGTTCGCCATCGCGTCCAACACGAAGGCGTTCACCGCGGCCGCACTGGCCATACTGGTCGATGACGGCCTGATCTCGTGGGATGATCACGTATCTGATCATCTGCCCTACCTGCAGCTGAACGATCCGCTTGCCACAATTGACCTGCGTGTGAGGGACCTGTTGACGCACCGCGCGGGCTATCGTGACTACTCCGGCGACCTGGTATGGTACGGGACTCCATATTCGGCTGAAGAGGTTCTGAAGCGAATTCGTCACCTTCCCGCCGCATACCCGTTCCGCGCCGTCTACGGCTATTCAAACGTCATGTACATCGCGGCCGGAGAGGTTGTAAGCAACGTATCAGGGCGTTCATTCAACCAGTTTGTGCGAGACGAAATCCTCTCTCCTCTCGCCATGACACGAACGACTCTGGAGGACGAAGACTTTGAACGCCTGGGCAATGTCGCGACTCCGCATCGCGAGCGCGACGGTGCGACCATTCCCCTTTCCTGGTTTGAGTGGGAGGCAGCCGATGCCGCGGGAGGAATCGTATCCAGCGTTCACGACATGAGTCGGTGGATTCGACTGCAATTACACCGCGGAAACTGGAACGACGTCGAACTCTTTTCGGCGGATAGATCGGCTGAGATGTGGTCTCCGCAAACGGTGATTCCCGTCGGCGCGCAAACGAAAGAACAGTATCCGTCGATACACTTCCGTGCCTATGGACTCGGTTGGGTACTTCAGGACTACCTGGGGCAGAAGGTCGTTATGCACGGCGGTGGATACGACGGGATGTTCTCCCGCGTCGCGATGGTCCCCGAGCAGAATCTCGGACTGGTCGTTCTTACAAACGCCATGACGGGCGTCACCAACGCGATAACGTATAGAATACTGGATGCGTTTCTCGGAGGTCCGCAACGTGACTGGACCGCTGAATTGCTTCCGGGCTATCTGGAGGATCGCGCGAACTTCAGCTCACGTCAGCGTGCCGTACTCAAACCGGCCCCCGGCGTTACTACAGAGATGTCACGACAGCTAACCGACTACGCAGGTCGATTCTCGGACCGGATGTATGGGGACGCGACGGTCGCATACGAGGACGGATCGCTCGTGCTCCGGCTCCTGCCTTTTCCCGATCTCGTTGCAGATCTCAATCACCTGCACTCCGATACGTTCAGGATCACGTGGAGAAAGGATTTCGCATGGTTCGATGGGGGTGTTGTCCAGTTTCTGACAGAGCCGCCTGGCAATATCTCAGGCATCCGCATCGACATTCCGAACGACGATTTCTGGTTTGACGAACTGGATCTACGCCGGGTATCAGGTTCGCCGAATTCCGAGTGA
- a CDS encoding DNA alkylation repair protein — translation MPSKDLLDPLVRLFEANAVADDAAPMKRYMRDKFEFLGIKSPSRRVLTREYLADHRDDVRRHLRPLVRSLWTRRHREYQYTATDLLDRFDTTLNANDLDLLEHLITRKSWWDTVDALAARTVGGILRHEPESRKQAMARWRKSDNMWLRRTTLLFQLKYRSDTDSKLLSSIIADNLDSREFFIQKAIGWALREYSKTNADFVRDFVERVPLWPLSEREALKWLRSRPA, via the coding sequence ATGCCGTCCAAAGATCTCCTTGACCCTCTCGTCCGGCTCTTCGAGGCCAATGCGGTTGCGGACGACGCCGCCCCGATGAAACGCTACATGCGAGACAAGTTCGAGTTTCTGGGTATCAAATCTCCGTCCCGGCGTGTGCTGACCCGCGAGTACCTTGCAGACCACAGGGACGACGTGCGTCGACATTTGCGCCCGCTGGTTCGCAGCCTGTGGACCCGGCGTCACCGCGAATACCAATACACGGCAACGGACTTACTCGACCGATTCGACACAACTCTGAACGCGAACGACCTGGACTTGCTGGAGCACTTGATCACGCGAAAATCCTGGTGGGATACCGTCGATGCGCTGGCTGCAAGAACCGTCGGCGGCATACTGCGACACGAACCGGAAAGCCGGAAACAGGCTATGGCACGGTGGCGAAAGTCCGACAATATGTGGCTAAGGCGCACGACGCTGCTGTTCCAACTCAAGTACAGGTCGGACACTGATTCGAAGCTGCTCTCGTCGATCATCGCCGACAATCTTGATTCCAGGGAGTTCTTCATTCAGAAAGCGATCGGGTGGGCGCTTAGGGAGTACTCGAAGACGAATGCAGACTTCGTTAGAGACTTTGTAGAGCGCGTACCTCTTTGGCCTCTCAGTGAGCGAGAGGCACTGAAGTGGTTGCGCTCCAGGCCAGCGTGA